The Solibacillus daqui genome has a segment encoding these proteins:
- a CDS encoding LolA family protein encodes MNIRLLVVVAFCIFLAACGKVTQEEVIEDVNKKWSEAKGYELTASMEVKTGSEPRIYDVNVWHTKPDFYRVSVNPQGETEQQLIVRNEEGVFVVTPALRKTHKFQSEWPKQNGQGYLIGALAEDLIADKNLVMTEDEENFVFELETRNVDRTALPVQQISINKKTMLPTKVSVLDGELQEQVVIQFKDIKLGVQHKAEEYAVEKFSDDEEKKAASADIVNTEFKVYYPTVNWAHTKLTDELEVQEDGNSRVILTFEGEKPFTMMQQPINYNESILPVFSTGDPADLGDTIGAITEHSIQWDKDGMSFFIASTKLSKEELLEVAASVQEGSQK; translated from the coding sequence GTGAACATTCGATTGCTCGTAGTTGTCGCATTTTGTATTTTTCTAGCGGCTTGTGGCAAGGTGACGCAGGAAGAAGTGATTGAAGATGTCAATAAAAAGTGGAGTGAAGCAAAAGGCTACGAATTAACGGCATCTATGGAAGTAAAAACAGGAAGCGAACCGAGGATTTATGATGTAAATGTATGGCATACGAAACCAGATTTTTACCGTGTATCGGTTAATCCACAAGGTGAAACAGAGCAGCAACTAATTGTTCGCAATGAAGAAGGGGTTTTTGTTGTTACACCGGCATTACGTAAAACACATAAGTTTCAAAGTGAATGGCCGAAGCAAAATGGCCAGGGATATTTAATTGGTGCGTTAGCAGAAGATTTAATAGCGGATAAAAATTTAGTAATGACAGAAGATGAAGAAAACTTTGTATTTGAGCTTGAAACGCGAAATGTAGACCGTACTGCATTACCGGTTCAACAAATTTCAATAAACAAAAAAACGATGCTGCCAACAAAAGTGAGTGTATTAGACGGGGAGTTACAAGAGCAAGTTGTTATTCAATTTAAAGATATTAAATTAGGTGTACAACATAAGGCAGAAGAATATGCAGTAGAAAAATTTTCAGATGATGAGGAAAAAAAGGCAGCTAGTGCCGATATAGTTAACACTGAGTTCAAAGTATATTATCCAACTGTGAATTGGGCTCATACAAAATTAACAGATGAGCTTGAAGTGCAGGAAGATGGAAATTCACGTGTCATTTTAACGTTTGAAGGGGAAAAGCCATTTACGATGATGCAACAGCCAATAAATTATAATGAAAGTATATTACCTGTGTTTTCTACAGGAGATCCAGCTGATTTAGGGGATACAATTGGCGCTATTACAGAGCATTCGATTCAATGGGACAAAGATGGCATGTCATTCTTCATTGCATCCACGAAACTTTCGAAAGAAGAATTATTAGAAGTAGCGGCAAGTGTTCAAGAAGGTAGTCAAAAATAG
- the acpS gene encoding holo-ACP synthase, whose amino-acid sequence MIKGIGLDLIELERIEKMMLRSKKFVERILTVRELKIFEPLSHARKVEFLAGRFAAKEAYSKANGTGIGKDCELMQIEILKDEIGKPVLYFDGDLVNGFISITHTKTTAAAQVILMQ is encoded by the coding sequence ATGATTAAAGGAATAGGATTAGATTTAATTGAATTAGAGCGTATCGAAAAAATGATGTTGCGCTCAAAAAAGTTTGTCGAACGTATATTAACCGTAAGAGAGTTAAAAATTTTTGAACCGCTTTCGCACGCACGAAAGGTTGAGTTTTTAGCGGGGCGATTTGCAGCGAAAGAAGCGTACTCTAAAGCAAATGGAACAGGGATAGGGAAAGACTGCGAACTGATGCAAATTGAAATATTAAAAGATGAGATAGGGAAGCCCGTGCTTTACTTTGACGGAGATCTGGTGAATGGTTTTATTTCCATTACACATACGAAAACGACAGCTGCTGCACAAGTAATCTTAATGCAATAA
- a CDS encoding rhomboid family intramembrane serine protease: MFIRRENFKQYITLYPVVSSIIAINFIVYLLTLVPGFGERLLYTGMSVNGLIAQGEWWRIITSMFLHVGFTHVLFNMFSLFLFGPELEKIAGKMRFLTIYFLAGIFGIAATYLTQEPTYASVGASGALYGIFGAFAALVYYTRHLFPQLKQIILPLIVISVIMTFLTPNINIAAHLGGLIAGFILGIVYFNPKNMVRWREKNIRRVK; encoded by the coding sequence ATGTTTATTCGTAGAGAAAATTTTAAACAATACATTACGTTATATCCAGTTGTGTCGTCAATTATTGCCATCAATTTCATCGTTTATTTACTAACATTAGTTCCCGGCTTTGGTGAGCGACTTTTATATACTGGCATGAGCGTAAATGGTTTGATCGCTCAAGGTGAATGGTGGCGCATCATTACATCAATGTTTTTACACGTAGGCTTTACCCATGTGCTTTTTAATATGTTTTCATTATTTTTATTTGGTCCTGAGCTCGAAAAAATTGCAGGCAAGATGCGCTTTTTAACCATCTACTTTTTAGCAGGCATTTTTGGTATTGCAGCAACTTATTTAACGCAAGAACCGACCTATGCAAGTGTTGGTGCTAGTGGTGCGCTTTATGGGATTTTCGGCGCATTTGCCGCTCTTGTCTATTACACAAGGCATTTATTCCCTCAGCTAAAGCAAATCATCTTACCGTTAATCGTCATTAGTGTTATTATGACATTTTTAACGCCAAATATTAATATCGCTGCCCATCTTGGAGGGCTTATTGCCGGCTTTATTTTAGGAATTGTTTATTTCAACCCGAAAAATATGGTACGTTGGCGCGAAAAAAATATTCGACGTGTAAAATAG
- a CDS encoding PH domain-containing protein — protein sequence MSNEKFKLHPAAVLINVVKALKDLLVPIAIIIVANGFNFNFDYRSKDFFGEMVPLMILSVVLLWTIINGGIKWWTFVYWFEDSELRVEYGLFVKKKRYIPFERIQNLNYKEGIFHRIFKLVEVQIETAGSKNGKPEAELTAVTRAAADEIEIRMKYAKNQQAIIEENEQPIIEKVPSTVVHKMQIPELLLLATTSSGMGVVLAGVFAAVSQFAEFIPFDAIYDEVAFLMKYSFIAVAIIIALVLLLTWIISVGFTCLNYYNFTVSKEQERLIITRGLIEKKRVTIPLNRVQAIKIVENPFQQLLGLASVAVESAGGGFSGEANKKIILLPLIAKKELLTPLEELFPDYDFSLSSHVKPPKKALPFFYRIDFIWFVPLVGLISYFFYPYGLLSLLLIVPIILLGRWQFKTTGYTLYENQITIVSRVISRVTFFAVKKRIQVTQGRQTYFQKRRDIGSAKIVVMSGMTGASAIVRHIDQQEVETILCWYEK from the coding sequence ATGTCTAATGAAAAGTTTAAACTTCATCCTGCGGCAGTTTTAATTAATGTTGTGAAGGCACTGAAGGACCTATTAGTGCCAATTGCTATCATTATAGTGGCGAATGGATTTAACTTTAATTTTGATTACCGTAGTAAAGACTTTTTTGGAGAAATGGTACCATTAATGATTCTATCTGTTGTTTTACTTTGGACGATCATTAATGGGGGAATTAAATGGTGGACTTTCGTTTATTGGTTTGAGGATAGTGAACTCCGCGTTGAATACGGTCTATTTGTAAAAAAGAAGCGATATATTCCATTTGAAAGAATTCAAAACTTAAATTATAAAGAAGGTATATTTCACCGAATTTTTAAGCTTGTTGAAGTACAAATTGAAACAGCTGGTAGCAAAAATGGGAAACCAGAAGCGGAATTAACAGCTGTAACACGTGCAGCAGCCGATGAAATTGAAATTCGAATGAAGTATGCGAAAAACCAACAAGCTATAATAGAAGAAAACGAACAGCCGATTATTGAAAAAGTTCCATCAACGGTTGTACATAAAATGCAAATTCCGGAGTTATTGTTACTTGCGACGACATCAAGTGGTATGGGAGTAGTGCTAGCGGGGGTGTTTGCAGCTGTTTCGCAATTTGCGGAGTTTATACCGTTTGATGCGATCTATGATGAAGTTGCATTTTTGATGAAATATAGTTTTATTGCGGTGGCGATTATAATTGCGCTCGTACTACTTTTAACGTGGATTATTTCGGTTGGTTTTACATGTTTAAATTACTATAATTTCACGGTGTCAAAAGAGCAAGAACGATTAATTATTACTCGTGGCTTAATTGAAAAAAAGCGTGTGACTATTCCGTTGAACCGGGTGCAAGCAATTAAAATTGTTGAAAATCCATTTCAACAATTACTAGGTCTTGCTTCAGTAGCTGTAGAAAGTGCTGGTGGTGGTTTTAGCGGAGAAGCAAATAAAAAAATCATTTTGTTGCCGTTAATTGCAAAGAAAGAGCTACTTACGCCGCTTGAGGAACTGTTCCCGGATTATGATTTTTCATTATCCTCACATGTGAAGCCGCCAAAAAAAGCACTTCCATTTTTTTATCGAATTGATTTTATCTGGTTTGTTCCGCTCGTTGGACTTATATCGTATTTCTTTTATCCGTATGGCTTATTGTCGTTATTACTAATAGTGCCGATAATTTTATTAGGTAGATGGCAGTTCAAAACAACAGGCTACACACTTTACGAAAACCAAATTACGATTGTGTCTCGTGTGATTAGTCGCGTTACCTTTTTTGCGGTGAAAAAGCGCATTCAAGTGACGCAAGGCCGTCAAACCTATTTCCAAAAACGACGCGATATTGGTTCGGCGAAAATTGTAGTGATGTCTGGGATGACAGGAGCATCGGCTATAGTACGTCACATTGACCAGCAAGAAGTGGAAACGATATTATGTTGGTATGAAAAATAA
- a CDS encoding PH domain-containing protein has translation MRAQPQNQLPKKAVTVWRLYGFFQTMILALLAAGAVFLTIKFSWPVWIQWLMIVIVVLSIICSIIIFPNIRWKIWRYEVREQEIEIQSGLFIVTRTLIPMVRVQHVDTEQGPILKKYNLANISISSAATVHTIPMLELEYADMLRMKISELARVAEDDV, from the coding sequence ATGAGAGCACAACCACAAAACCAATTACCTAAAAAAGCGGTAACTGTTTGGCGTTTGTATGGATTTTTTCAAACGATGATTTTAGCATTACTTGCAGCTGGTGCCGTATTTCTAACAATTAAATTCAGTTGGCCAGTATGGATTCAATGGCTGATGATTGTAATTGTTGTATTATCAATCATTTGCTCAATCATAATTTTCCCGAATATTCGTTGGAAAATTTGGCGCTATGAAGTACGTGAACAAGAAATTGAAATTCAAAGCGGCTTATTTATTGTGACACGTACTTTAATTCCGATGGTGCGTGTACAGCATGTTGATACAGAGCAAGGTCCGATATTAAAAAAATACAATTTAGCAAACATTTCAATATCGTCAGCGGCAACAGTTCATACTATTCCGATGCTAGAGTTAGAATACGCGGATATGTTACGTATGAAAATTTCGGAATTAGCAAGGGTGGCGGAAGATGATGTCTAA
- a CDS encoding DEAD/DEAH box helicase, protein MTNFSELNISESTLRSIKRMGFEEATPIQEGTVNFAMAGRDVLGQAQTGTGKTAAFGIPLIEKIDPKNPNIQALVIAPTRELAIQVSEELYKLGYDKRVKLLSVYGGQEISRQIRALKNKPQIIVGTPGRIQDHINRRTMKLDEVQTLVLDEADEMLNMGFIDDINAILESVPSDRQTLLFSATMPPAIRKIAETFMKNPEIVKIKAKELTMENIEQFFVKATEREKFDALSRLLDSQKPELAIIFGRTKRRVDELSQALGLRGFLAEGIHGDLSQAKRLSVLRQFKESKIDILIATDVAARGLDISGVTHVYNFDIPQDPESYVHRIGRTGRAGKQGTSVTFVTPREMGYLRIVEETTKKRMNPLRPPTSEEALVGLQEDAMQSLVELVQNNDLGNYRELAAQLLANNEALDLVAAALKSITKEPDATPVTLTEERPLPMRRERSNGGGNRGRGGNDRNRGGGSRGGDRRGGNGGGDRRREGGRGGERRDGGRREGSGRREGSSSRDRRPRQRRED, encoded by the coding sequence TTGACAAATTTTTCAGAATTAAACATTAGTGAATCTACATTACGTTCAATTAAGCGTATGGGGTTTGAAGAAGCAACACCAATCCAAGAAGGAACAGTTAATTTTGCCATGGCTGGCCGCGACGTATTAGGTCAAGCGCAAACAGGTACTGGTAAAACAGCTGCATTCGGTATTCCATTAATCGAGAAAATCGACCCTAAAAATCCGAATATCCAAGCTTTAGTAATTGCTCCAACTCGTGAATTAGCAATCCAAGTTTCAGAAGAACTTTATAAATTAGGTTATGATAAGCGCGTAAAATTATTATCAGTTTACGGTGGACAAGAAATTAGTCGTCAAATCCGTGCGCTTAAAAATAAACCACAAATTATCGTAGGTACACCTGGTCGTATTCAAGACCATATTAACCGTCGTACTATGAAATTAGACGAAGTACAAACATTAGTATTAGACGAAGCAGATGAAATGTTAAACATGGGCTTCATTGATGACATTAACGCGATTTTAGAGTCTGTTCCATCTGATCGTCAAACGTTATTATTCTCAGCAACAATGCCACCTGCAATCCGCAAAATTGCTGAAACATTTATGAAAAACCCAGAAATCGTTAAAATCAAAGCAAAAGAATTAACAATGGAAAACATTGAGCAGTTCTTTGTAAAAGCTACTGAGCGTGAGAAGTTCGATGCACTTTCTCGTTTATTAGATTCTCAAAAACCAGAGTTAGCGATTATCTTTGGTCGTACAAAACGTCGTGTTGATGAGTTATCTCAAGCATTAGGTTTACGTGGTTTCTTAGCAGAAGGAATTCACGGTGACTTATCACAAGCAAAACGTCTTTCTGTATTACGTCAATTTAAAGAAAGTAAAATTGACATCTTAATCGCAACAGACGTAGCTGCTCGTGGTTTAGATATTTCTGGTGTAACACATGTTTACAACTTTGATATTCCACAAGATCCAGAATCTTACGTTCACCGTATTGGTCGTACTGGCCGTGCTGGTAAACAAGGTACTTCTGTAACATTTGTAACACCTCGTGAAATGGGTTACTTACGTATCGTAGAAGAAACTACGAAAAAACGTATGAATCCTTTACGTCCACCAACATCTGAAGAAGCTTTAGTAGGCTTACAAGAAGATGCAATGCAATCGTTGGTGGAATTAGTGCAAAACAATGATTTAGGCAACTACCGTGAATTAGCAGCTCAGTTATTAGCAAATAACGAAGCGTTAGATTTAGTGGCAGCTGCACTTAAGTCTATTACAAAAGAGCCAGATGCAACGCCTGTTACGTTAACAGAAGAGCGTCCATTACCAATGCGTCGTGAACGTTCTAATGGTGGTGGAAACCGTGGTCGTGGTGGTAATGACCGCAACCGTGGTGGAGGTAGCCGTGGTGGAGACCGTCGTGGTGGTAATGGCGGTGGAGATCGTCGTCGTGAAGGTGGCCGCGGTGGCGAACGTCGTGATGGCGGTCGTCGTGAAGGAAGCGGACGCCGCGAAGGTTCATCTTCTCGTGACCGTCGTCCTCGTCAACGTCGCGAAGACTAA
- a CDS encoding alpha/beta hydrolase yields the protein MSTGILFLHGFSGGPYEVQPLVDFLQQRTTWEVSILTFSGHGEAEELAMKGYKAEHWMMEAEVAYRNLKKKVDEVIVVGFSMGGVIAMYLAIRYKVKKLVLLSAAAKYISPTQLIKDIRLMAEDFIHHQLGDNELFARYKFKFKHVPLSATVEFTRVVQKTAPYIQNIKCPTFIVQGRLDGIVPFSTAAYLQNLLQSSEKRLYISEQGKHHICYSDDCESWFQKVFQFLNDA from the coding sequence GTGTCGACAGGTATACTTTTTTTACATGGATTTTCAGGTGGCCCTTATGAGGTACAACCTTTAGTAGATTTTCTTCAGCAGCGGACAACGTGGGAAGTAAGTATCCTAACTTTTTCAGGACATGGTGAGGCAGAAGAGTTGGCGATGAAAGGTTATAAAGCGGAACATTGGATGATGGAAGCGGAAGTTGCCTATCGAAATTTAAAGAAAAAGGTTGATGAAGTTATCGTAGTTGGATTTTCAATGGGAGGGGTTATCGCGATGTATTTAGCAATTCGTTATAAGGTGAAAAAGTTAGTCTTACTTAGTGCGGCCGCAAAATATATTAGTCCGACACAACTTATAAAAGATATTCGTTTAATGGCCGAAGATTTCATACATCATCAATTGGGGGATAATGAATTATTTGCACGCTACAAATTTAAGTTTAAGCATGTTCCGTTATCTGCCACGGTAGAATTTACACGTGTTGTGCAAAAAACAGCACCGTATATTCAAAATATAAAGTGTCCGACATTTATTGTACAAGGGAGATTGGATGGGATTGTCCCATTTTCTACAGCAGCTTATTTGCAAAATTTACTTCAATCTTCAGAAAAAAGACTGTATATTTCTGAGCAGGGAAAACATCACATTTGCTATAGTGATGACTGCGAAAGCTGGTTTCAAAAGGTCTTTCAATTTTTAAATGATGCATAG
- a CDS encoding cache domain-containing protein produces MEYEIFEKNLLNLSYSNNQYLDTLFKEDWHVENGSLFKGEENVENMNDELDLILSDMGIVATIFLNDTRIATNVKIDGRRAVGTLSKLIHRFKF; encoded by the coding sequence ATGGAATATGAAATCTTTGAAAAGAATTTATTGAATTTATCGTATAGTAACAATCAATATTTAGATACATTATTCAAGGAAGATTGGCATGTTGAAAATGGGTCGCTATTTAAAGGCGAGGAAAATGTTGAAAACATGAACGATGAGCTTGATCTCATTTTATCGGATATGGGCATTGTAGCAACCATTTTCTTAAATGATACTCGTATCGCGACGAATGTCAAAATTGATGGTAGACGCGCTGTCGGTACATTATCTAAACTCATTCATAGATTCAAATTTTAA
- a CDS encoding UDP-N-acetylmuramoyl-tripeptide--D-alanyl-D-alanine ligase, with protein MKKNLQQLANWLNIENQAFPETVVTGVSIDTRTIEQGDLFIPFRGEAVNGHRFVEQAFEKGAAAALWMNDEPNPPQHLPLIFVDNPEIALQEMAKGYRNEHRATFIGITGSNGKTSSKDILASALAPYYKVQKTIGNFNNQLGLPITILQLDEDTEISVLEMGMSGFGEIEFLTKLARPHYAIITNIGEAHMQDLGSREGIAQAKFEIIQGLDDNGVLFFDGDEPLLQNLIKKQPTLRTQSVGFTQGLDLVASNIVANAEGSRFHVEGAIDGDFFISVLGEHQVKNTLNAMLVSKALGLTDEQIRAALKQVVLTDMRMQLIPVGDVLFINDAYNAAPTSMHAAVQFVNQTSIRGDKWLVLGDMLELGDDEQQMHEEIAQHIDADVVSYVCLYGPRMKWLYEKLQGQFNSELLVYSETDYAPIIETIKQHATEDTLILVKGSRGMKLETIIQNVAQ; from the coding sequence GTGAAGAAGAATTTACAACAACTAGCAAATTGGCTAAACATTGAAAATCAAGCATTTCCAGAAACCGTTGTAACAGGTGTTTCTATTGATACACGTACAATCGAGCAAGGAGATTTATTCATTCCGTTTCGAGGAGAGGCTGTAAATGGTCACCGCTTTGTTGAGCAAGCGTTTGAAAAAGGGGCAGCGGCAGCTTTATGGATGAATGATGAACCAAACCCACCGCAGCACTTACCGCTAATTTTTGTCGATAATCCAGAAATTGCGCTACAAGAAATGGCGAAGGGCTACCGTAATGAGCATCGAGCAACATTTATTGGCATTACAGGTTCGAACGGTAAAACATCTTCGAAAGATATTTTAGCGAGCGCATTAGCACCATATTATAAAGTACAAAAAACAATTGGGAACTTTAACAACCAATTAGGCTTACCAATTACGATTTTACAGCTAGATGAAGACACAGAGATTTCAGTGCTTGAAATGGGTATGAGCGGCTTTGGTGAAATTGAATTTTTAACGAAGTTAGCGCGCCCTCACTATGCGATTATTACAAACATCGGTGAAGCACATATGCAAGATTTAGGCTCTCGTGAAGGCATTGCACAGGCAAAGTTTGAAATCATTCAAGGTTTAGATGACAATGGTGTATTATTCTTTGATGGTGATGAGCCATTATTACAAAACCTTATTAAAAAACAGCCGACTTTAAGAACCCAATCAGTTGGCTTTACACAAGGCTTAGATTTAGTTGCATCTAATATTGTAGCAAACGCTGAAGGGAGCAGATTCCACGTTGAAGGTGCAATCGACGGAGATTTCTTCATTTCGGTATTAGGTGAGCACCAAGTGAAAAATACGCTAAACGCGATGCTTGTAAGTAAAGCACTCGGTTTGACAGACGAGCAAATTCGCGCGGCATTAAAGCAAGTCGTGTTAACAGATATGCGTATGCAGCTGATTCCTGTTGGCGATGTGTTATTCATTAATGACGCTTACAACGCAGCACCGACAAGCATGCATGCAGCAGTTCAATTTGTAAATCAAACATCGATTCGCGGCGATAAATGGTTGGTACTAGGAGATATGTTGGAGCTAGGTGATGACGAGCAACAAATGCATGAAGAAATCGCCCAACATATCGATGCGGACGTTGTGAGCTATGTATGCTTATATGGCCCACGCATGAAATGGTTATATGAAAAGCTACAAGGTCAATTTAATTCGGAACTTCTTGTTTATTCAGAAACGGATTATGCGCCGATTATTGAAACGATCAAACAGCACGCAACGGAAGATACACTCATTTTAGTAAAAGGTTCACGCGGCATGAAACTTGAAACGATTATACAAAACGTAGCGCAATAA
- a CDS encoding D-alanine--D-alanine ligase, with product MKKRIGLLYGGKSAEHEVSLSTAKAVTQALDFSEFDVFPIFITLNGEWRVGPQLTEAAQSIEQLQFTSTSEQSDNNIMQFISAHMANPFEVIFPLLHGTNGEDGTVQGFLEVLNIPYVGNGVLGSAAGMDKVTMKQLFEMAGLPQVPYVHFIRSEWESNKQGYTAKCEETLGYPMFVKPANLGSSVGISKASNATELERAIAFALQYDRKIVVEQGVTAREIELAVLGNDAPKVSVAGEIKPMTEFYDYDSKYKDGSTALIIPAPLEEQVYENLVDMAKKAFKAIDGAGLVRADFFVTEDNEIFINEVNTLPGFTPVSMYPLLWQHTNMPYPELIKNLIALAVERHTEKQQLQYNRD from the coding sequence ATGAAAAAAAGAATCGGTTTATTATATGGTGGTAAGTCCGCCGAGCACGAAGTATCACTATCTACAGCGAAGGCAGTAACACAAGCTTTAGATTTTAGCGAGTTTGATGTCTTTCCGATTTTTATTACATTAAATGGTGAATGGCGTGTAGGACCTCAACTAACAGAAGCCGCACAATCAATCGAACAATTACAATTTACATCAACATCAGAGCAATCTGATAATAATATTATGCAATTCATTTCGGCACATATGGCAAATCCATTCGAGGTGATTTTTCCATTATTACACGGTACTAATGGGGAAGACGGTACGGTACAAGGATTTTTAGAAGTATTAAATATTCCTTACGTTGGTAACGGTGTACTGGGTTCTGCTGCTGGGATGGATAAAGTAACGATGAAGCAGCTATTTGAAATGGCAGGCTTACCTCAAGTGCCATATGTACATTTTATTCGCAGTGAGTGGGAAAGCAACAAGCAAGGCTATACAGCGAAATGTGAAGAAACATTAGGCTATCCAATGTTTGTAAAACCTGCAAATCTAGGTTCAAGTGTGGGAATTAGTAAAGCTTCAAATGCTACAGAGTTAGAAAGAGCAATTGCATTTGCCTTACAATATGACCGCAAAATCGTTGTTGAACAAGGAGTTACAGCACGTGAAATTGAGCTAGCTGTGTTAGGAAACGATGCGCCAAAAGTATCGGTAGCAGGTGAGATTAAGCCGATGACTGAGTTTTACGATTATGATTCAAAATATAAAGACGGTTCAACAGCGTTAATTATTCCAGCCCCTTTAGAAGAGCAAGTGTATGAGAACTTAGTAGACATGGCGAAAAAGGCATTTAAAGCAATTGATGGAGCTGGATTAGTACGTGCAGACTTCTTCGTTACCGAAGACAATGAAATTTTTATTAATGAAGTGAACACTTTACCAGGCTTTACACCGGTAAGTATGTATCCATTATTATGGCAACATACAAATATGCCGTATCCAGAGCTAATTAAAAATTTAATCGCGCTTGCAGTTGAGCGCCATACCGAGAAACAACAACTTCAATACAACAGAGACTAA
- a CDS encoding FtsW/RodA/SpoVE family cell cycle protein, whose product MDTNNYNFNKRFDWPLTIILFLFLVVSLSAIASAQTSGQYGGNYVISQAINYVIFAFIAGVVMYFDPDQYKKLAWPLYGIGLVLLIAVVAIPPSTGITLYRNGAQSWFITPIGSIQPVEFMKTFYILAIAYLISKHHEKFQNKTIKTDFALLAKIVATLIVPLALIMLQPDLGSSLVFIAITAALVVVAGVTWKIILPLFGGVAVIGGSLLWMALYMQDFLEKTFGFQPYQFARIYSWIDPYSYATSDGYHLITSLNAIGSGEIFGKGFMSREVYVAENHTDFIFAVIGEEWGFIGASAVICLYFLLIYHLTKTTLLLKDPFCTYVCAGIIAMITFHVFENIGMTIQLLPITGIPLPFISYGGSSMMGNALAIGLVYSMKFHYRTYMFTSNDPDDE is encoded by the coding sequence ATGGATACAAACAATTATAATTTTAATAAGCGTTTCGATTGGCCGCTTACCATCATTTTATTTTTATTTCTTGTGGTCAGCCTTAGTGCCATTGCATCTGCTCAAACTTCAGGGCAATATGGGGGAAACTACGTAATAAGTCAAGCGATTAACTATGTTATATTTGCCTTTATAGCAGGGGTTGTCATGTACTTTGACCCCGACCAATACAAAAAGCTAGCATGGCCTCTTTACGGCATTGGCCTAGTACTTTTAATCGCCGTTGTTGCTATCCCACCGTCAACTGGTATTACGTTATATCGAAACGGGGCACAAAGCTGGTTCATAACACCGATTGGTAGTATTCAGCCAGTAGAATTTATGAAAACCTTTTATATTTTGGCAATTGCATACTTAATTAGTAAGCACCACGAAAAATTCCAGAATAAAACGATTAAAACGGACTTCGCTTTACTTGCTAAAATCGTTGCAACATTAATCGTTCCTTTAGCATTAATTATGCTGCAACCTGACTTAGGCTCGAGCCTTGTATTTATTGCCATCACTGCAGCGCTTGTAGTCGTTGCAGGAGTTACATGGAAAATCATTTTACCGCTATTTGGTGGGGTAGCCGTTATTGGTGGCTCACTTCTTTGGATGGCGCTGTATATGCAAGATTTCCTTGAAAAAACATTTGGCTTCCAACCATACCAATTTGCGCGAATTTATTCATGGATAGATCCCTATTCATATGCAACATCTGACGGCTATCACTTAATTACATCACTAAATGCAATTGGCTCTGGTGAAATTTTTGGGAAAGGCTTTATGTCACGTGAGGTGTACGTAGCCGAAAACCATACTGACTTTATTTTTGCTGTCATTGGGGAAGAATGGGGCTTTATTGGTGCAAGTGCCGTTATTTGCTTATACTTCTTACTGATTTATCATTTAACAAAAACAACGCTTCTTTTAAAAGATCCGTTTTGTACGTATGTTTGTGCAGGGATTATTGCAATGATTACGTTCCACGTATTCGAAAATATCGGGATGACGATTCAACTATTACCAATTACCGGTATTCCACTTCCATTCATAAGCTACGGTGGTAGTTCGATGATGGGAAATGCACTCGCAATTGGTCTAGTCTATAGTATGAAATTCCATTACCGCACATACATGTTTACATCAAATGATCCAGACGATGAATAA
- a CDS encoding Lmo0850 family protein, producing the protein MAKELDLKRIVSNLAKVGVTATVTKSRLELLKVLTPPTQTPQTQN; encoded by the coding sequence ATGGCGAAAGAATTAGATTTAAAACGAATTGTTAGCAATTTAGCAAAAGTCGGTGTTACAGCGACAGTTACAAAATCGCGTCTTGAGCTCTTAAAAGTATTAACACCACCAACGCAAACTCCACAAACACAAAACTAA